A section of the Devosia rhizoryzae genome encodes:
- a CDS encoding sugar-binding transcriptional regulator, with translation MAQRQDTSANRLDDAARAGWLYYVGGNTQDEIAAKMGISRQSAQRLVSLSVSEGLIKVRLDHPIGRCLDLAEQIKTRFGISHCEVVPSDPGSTSSTIGVAEAGAAEIERWLKRPDPIVMAIGTGRTLKAAIEQLQPMECPHHKVVSLTGNIAPDGSAAFYNVIFNVADTVKARSFPMPLPVIASSAREREMLHGQPMITATLHLAAQAHITFVGIGHLGANAPLLVDGFITEAEHQELQKAGAVGEICGWVFDAEGRLVEGHTNNRVASAPIPSRENGLVIALAMGANKAAAIRAALLRSLANGLITDERTAAALLT, from the coding sequence ATGGCACAGCGACAGGACACAAGCGCCAACCGGCTCGACGACGCAGCCCGCGCCGGCTGGCTTTACTATGTCGGGGGCAATACCCAGGACGAGATTGCCGCCAAAATGGGCATATCGCGCCAGTCCGCGCAGCGGCTGGTGTCGCTTTCCGTTTCCGAGGGCCTGATCAAGGTGCGGCTCGATCACCCGATCGGACGCTGCCTCGACCTTGCCGAGCAGATCAAGACGCGCTTCGGGATCAGCCATTGCGAAGTGGTCCCGTCCGATCCCGGCTCGACCTCGAGCACGATCGGGGTGGCCGAAGCCGGCGCAGCCGAAATCGAGCGATGGCTCAAGCGCCCCGACCCTATCGTCATGGCGATCGGCACGGGGCGCACGCTCAAGGCGGCGATCGAGCAATTGCAGCCGATGGAGTGCCCGCATCATAAGGTCGTGTCGCTCACGGGCAATATCGCGCCGGATGGCTCCGCTGCTTTTTATAACGTCATCTTCAACGTCGCCGACACGGTCAAGGCGCGCTCCTTTCCCATGCCTTTGCCGGTCATCGCCTCCTCCGCGCGCGAGCGCGAGATGCTGCATGGCCAGCCCATGATCACGGCAACGCTGCACCTTGCCGCGCAAGCACACATTACCTTTGTCGGCATCGGCCACCTGGGCGCAAACGCGCCATTGCTGGTCGATGGCTTCATCACCGAGGCCGAGCATCAGGAATTGCAAAAGGCCGGCGCCGTTGGCGAAATCTGCGGCTGGGTCTTCGATGCCGAGGGGCGTTTGGTGGAAGGCCATACCAATAATCGCGTGGCATCCGCACCCATCCCCTCGCGCGAAAACGGGCTGGTGATCGCCCTTGCCATGGGCGCCAACAAGGCCGCGGCTATCCGCGCCGCCCTGCTGCGGAGCCTTGCAAATGGCCTGATCACCGACGAGCGCACGGCAGCAGCGTTGCTAACGTGA